One part of the Lotus japonicus ecotype B-129 chromosome 2, LjGifu_v1.2 genome encodes these proteins:
- the LOC130741092 gene encoding uncharacterized protein LOC130741092, with protein sequence MKLVWSKERASNAYIDTVQSCQIFRESGVAELISAMAAGWNAQLIVETWSHGGVIPTSVGLAVARRHTGGRHVCIVPDERSRTEYEKNMAKAGMSPEILVGEPEEVMGGLVGIDFLVVDSRRKDFARVLRVAKLSGKGAVLICKNANCISRTGSSFIWRSVVAEGSRRLVRSVFLPVGKGLHMAHVSASGGDRSEAKVKGGRGHKWIKHVDQRSGDVHFIRR encoded by the exons ATGAAGCTAGTTTGGTCTAAAGAGAGAGCATCCAACGCTTACATCGACACAGTTCAATCT TGTCAGATTTTCCGGGAATCAGGTGTGGCGGAGCTGATTTCCGCCATGGCGGCGGGGTGGAACGCGCAGCTGATTGTCGAGACATGGTCACACGGCGGAGTTATCCCCACCAGCGTGGGTTTAGCCGTGGCGAGGCGCCACACGGGTGGACGGCACGTGTGCATAGTCCCTGATGAACGGTCGAGAACAGAGTATGAAAAAAACATGGCTAAGGCGGGCATGTCGCCGGAGATTCTGGTGGGGGAGCCGGAGGAGGTGATGGGTGGTTTGGTCGGAATAGACTTCTTGGTGGTGGATTCACGGCGGAAGGATTTTGCTAGAGTTTTGAGGGTCGCCAAGTTGAGCGGCAAGGGTGCTGTGTTGATCTGTAAGAACGCCAACTGTATCTCCAGGACTGGTTCGAGTTTCATATGGCGGAGCGTGGTGGCTGAAGGATCGCGCCGCCTTGTCCGGTCGGTGTTTCTTCCAGTGGGGAAGGGGCTTCACATGGCGCACGTGTCAGCCAGCGGTGGGGACAGATCGGAGGCAAAGGTTAAGGGTGGTCGTGGACATAAATGGATTAAGCATGTTGATCAACGATCAGGGGACGTGCACTTTATTAGAAGAtga
- the LOC130741088 gene encoding probable calcium-binding protein CML13, producing MGKDLSDDQVSSMKEAFTLFDTDGDGKIAPSELGILMRSLGGNPTQAQLKSIVAEENLTSPFDFPRFLDLMAKHMKPEPFDRQLRDAFKVIDKDSTGFVSVTELRHILTSIGEKLEPAEFDEWIREVDVGSDGKIRYEDFIARMVAK from the coding sequence ATGGGTAAGGATCTGAGCGATGACCAAGTTTCTTCTATGAAGGAAGCCTTCACACTCTTCGACACCGACGGCGACGGCAAGATCGCCCCCTCTGAGCTCGGAATCCTCATGCGTTCCCTCGGAGGAAACCCTACCCAAGCCCAGCTCAAATCCATCGTCGCCGAGGAGAATCTCACCTCCCCCTTCGATTTCCCTCGATTTCTGGATCTCATGGCCAAACACATGAAACCCGAGCCCTTCGATCGCCAGCTTCGTGACGCCTTCAAGGTCATCGACAAGGACTCCACCGGATTCGTCTCCGTCACCGAGCTCCGACACATCCTCACCAGCATCGGCGAGAAGCTTGAGCCTGCTGAGTTTGATGAGTGGATCAGGGAGGTAGATGTTGGTTCTGATGGCAAGATCCGTTACGAGGATTTCATCGCCAGAATGGTCGCTAAGTAA
- the LOC130741086 gene encoding non-specific lipid transfer protein GPI-anchored 8-like, with translation MEGSTSKVVLLVMGWALMVVIAEAQDLPPCANQLSPCAAYLNSTSPPPNICCNPIKIIDSTEKSCFCELALSPSILQGFGINTAQALQLVQLCGVNFDLTSCEASSPVGLPPSSVQPPATPGGDEGGAGRITFTGLSFLLLFWALAWFN, from the exons ATGGAGGGTTCTACTTCTAAGGTGGTGTTGTTGGTGATGGGTTGGGCCTTGATGGTGGTGATAGCAGAGGCGCAAGATCTTCCCCCTTGCGCTAATCAGCTATCTCCATGCGCAGCCTACTTGAACTCCACAAGCCCACCACCCAACATTTGCTGCAATCCCATCAAAATCATAGACTCAACCGAGAAAAGCTGTTTCTGTGAACTTGCCTTATCTCCTTCTATTCTTCAAGGTTTTGGTATCAATACAGCTCAGGCTCTCCAACTTGTCCAATTATGTGGTGTCAACTTCGATCTCACCTCCTGCGAAG CATCGTCCCCTGTAGGTCTGCCTCCGTCGTCGGTGCAACCCCCAG CAACTCCTGGAGGTGACGAAGGAGGTGCAGGCAGGATCACATTCACTGGGCTATCCTTCTTACTGCTCTTTTGGGCCCTTGCGTGGTTTAATTAG
- the LOC130741091 gene encoding putative transferase At4g12130, mitochondrial — protein sequence MNRLAFPKSFTQRCRAIHQTTSKHSPQTQLHSAGPVASLLKSRSVIRFRGPDTIKFLQGLLTNDVRRFAEPVGEKTANMPTPNVPAASVPPLYAALLTPQGRFLYDLFLYNPPKVTAKLDRTGSGPGSDAADEPFDLYADVDSSVLDECLETFIKYRLRSKVEIDDVTNDFSCWQRYGSGPTEKSSHVEEPEAASVGWGAGVDDAAMSSSRGGNLGWQWFKDPRLACLGFRGIFPSNIIPPLIEADKETDEENYLLWRIEKGVAEGSTEIPKGEAVPLECNLVGLNAISFDKGCYVGQELVARTHHRGVIRKRIVPLRFLDSDGKELLDKVAPGSEVINTASSKKAGTVTTALGGCGLGLLRLEEAFKGSSALSIQGQEDVKVVASKPDWWPSDWLQDHQQHTAFA from the exons ATGAATCGATTAGCATTTCCCAAATCCTTTACGCAACGATGCAGAGCCATACACCAAACAACTTCCAAACACAGTCCACAAACCCAGCTCCATAGTGCTGGACCCGTCGCCTCTCTCCTCAAGTCCCGCTCCGTTATACGATTCCGAGGACCTGACACCATCAAGTTCCTTCAGGGCCTCTTGACCAACGATGTACGGAGGTTTGCTGAACCCGTTGGTGAGAAAACCGCCAATATGCCTACACCCAACGTGCCTGCTGCGTCGGTTCCTCCTTTGTATGCTGCGTTGTTGACCCCTCAAGGGAGGTTCCTCTACGACCTCTTTCTCTATAACCCGCCCAAAGTCACCGCCAAGCTTGATAGAACCGGGTCTGGGCCTGGCTCCGACGCCGCCGATGAACCCTTTGATTTGTATGCCGATGTAGATTCTTCTGTGTTGGATGAGTGTTTGGAAACCTTCATAAA ATACCGGTTGAGGTCAAAGGTTGAGATTGATGATGTCACAAACGATTTCTCATGCTGGCAGCGTTATGGTTCTGGCCCTACTGAGAAGTCCTCACACGTAGAAGAACCAGAGGCAGCTTCTGTTGGCTGGGGTGCTGGTGTGGATGATGCTGCAATGTCATCATCACGTGGGGGTAATCTTGGGTGGCAATGGTTTAAGGATCCCAGATTGGCCTGTCTTGGTTTCAGAGGGATATTCCCATCAAATATAATTC CACCTCTAATTGAGGCTGACAAAGAGACTGATGAAGAGAATTACCTTTTATGGAGAATAGAGAAGGGAGTAGCAGAAGGATCAACTGAGATTCCAAAAG GTGAGGCAGTGCCGCTTGAGTGTAATCTTGTAGGCCTTAATGCAATCAGCTTTGACAAAGGTTGCTATGTGGGCCAGGAACTCGTTGCTCGTACACACCACAGAGGAGTGATTCGGAAGCGTATAGTTCCTCTAAGGTTTCTTGACAGTGATGGGAAAG AATTATTAGACAAAGTCGCTCCAGGCTCAGAAGTAATAAACACAGCATCTAGCAAAAAAGCTGGTACAGTGACTACTGCCCTAGGAGGTTGTGGGTTGGGGCTCTTGCGGCTGGAGGAAGCTTTCAAGGGGTCCAGTGCCTTGTCCATTCAAGGACAAGAGGATGTGAAGGTTGTTGCTAGTAAACCAGATTGGTGGCCTTCTGATTGGCTTCAAGATCATCAACAGCACACTGCTTTTGCCTAG
- the LOC130741090 gene encoding LRR receptor-like serine/threonine-protein kinase GSO1, which translates to MGVSLFQLLFENPYPKITMNSLHLLLFLFLFFAFVSPQTVLGNAELRALMDLKSSMDPEGKILSSWISDGDPCGGLFEGIACNEHRKVANISLQGKGLSGWLSPAVAELRCLTGLYLHYNNLSGEIPPHISNLTDLVDLYLDVNSLSGTIPTEVGNMVSLQVLQLGDNQLVGNIPTQMGSLKQLSTLALQYNKLSGQIPLGLGNLEKLSRLNLSFNNFSGAIPATLAHVAHLEVLDIQNNSLSGIVPSALKRLGEGFQGVNNPGLCGDGFSTLGACNKDQDLNVNHIDASGQDQAKNSNPTKTLPEPAHIKLHCNQTHCSKSRRFSQTVFTASAIAIILTIIGAGIYTYVRYRRQKQRIASNSSEGKLSPEQPKELYKKSPSALVNLEYCNGWYPMPDGQDAGGESNEYLNEYRFNVDEVESATQYLSEANLLSKSKFSAVYKGVMRDGSLVAIRSINVTCCKTEEAEFVKGLSLVTSLRHENLVRLRGFCCSKGRGECFLIYDFATMGNLSQYLDIEDGSGHLLDWSQRVSIIKGIAKGIGYLHSNEASKPTIVHQNISVENVHLDHQFTPLIMDAGLPKLLADDVVFSALKVSAAMGYLAPEYITTGRFTEKSDIYAFGVIVLQVLSGKTAIGGSIRIAFESSRFDDSIDTNLRERYSKSEAAALSKLGVQCIHEVPDQRPTMVDVIQELSVLPTHS; encoded by the exons ATGGGTGTCTCTCTCTTTCAGCTTCTGTTTGAGAATCCCTACCCCAAAATCACCATGAATTCTCTCCATCTCCTCCTTTTTCTGTTTCTATTTTTTGCATTTGTCAGTCCTCAGACAGTTCTTGGAAATGCAGAGCTCAGAGCTCTGATGGACTTGAAATCCTCTATGGATCCTGAAGGCAAGATCCTTAGCTCGTGGATCAGTGATGGTGATCCGTGCGGTGGCTTGTTTGAAGGGATTGCGTGCAACGAGCACCGGAAAGTGGCCAACATCTCCTTGCAGGGAAAGGGTCTTTCAGGTTGGCTCTCTCCAGCTGTGGCTGAGCTTAGATGCTTGACAGGGTTATACTTGCACTACAACAATCTTTCTGGGGAGATACCTCCACACATTTCAAATCTCACTGATCTGGTTGATCTCTATCTTGATGTCAATAGTCTATCTGGAACCATTCCTACTGAAGTCGGTAACATGGTTAGTCTCCAAG tacTCCAGTTGGGTGATAACCAGTTGGTGGGGAATATACCTACACAGATGGGTTCCTTGAAGCAGCTCAGTACACTTGCTTTGCAATATAACAAGTTGAGTGGTCAAATTCCTCTTGGCTTGGGGAACTTGGAGAAGCTAAGCAGGCTAAATTTGAGCTTCAACAACTTCAGTGGAGCGATTCCCGCAACACTAGCCCATGTTGCACACTTAGAAGTTCTAGATATTCAAAACAATTCTCTCTCAGGAATTGTTCCTTCTG CATTGAAGAGACTTGGAGAAGGATTCCAAGGAGTAAACAACCCAGGTTTATGTGGAGATGGGTTTTCTACTTTGGGAGCTTGCAACAAAGATCAGGATTTGAACGTTAACCATATTGATGCATCAGGCCAAGACCAAGCCAAAAACAGTAATCCTACAAAGACTCTTCCAGAGCCTGCACATATTAAGTTGCACTGTAACCAGACCCATTGCTCAAAATCAAGAAGGTTTTCTCAAACTGTCTTCACAGCGAGTGCCATAGCTATCATTCTTACAATCATAGGTGCTGGAATTTATACATATGTTAGATACCGCCGCCAAAAGCAAAGGATTGCTTCAAATTCTTCTGAAGGGAAACTTAGTCCTGAGCAGCCTAAAGAGTTATACAAAAAAAGTCCATCTGCACTTGTTAATCTTGAGTATTGCAATGGATGGTATCCAATGCCTGATGGCCAAGATGCTGGTGGAGAATCCAATGAATATCTTAATGAATATAGGTTTAATGTTGATGAGGTTGAATCTGCGACACAGTACCTTTCTGAAGCCAATTTGTTGAGTAAAAGCAAATTCTCAGCAGTTTATAAAGGAGTTATGAGAGATGGTTCTCTTGTGGCTATTAGAAGCATTAATGTGACATGCTGCAAAACAGAGGAGGCTGAATTTGTGAAGGGGTTGAGCTTAGTAACCTCACTGAGGCATGAAAACCTTGTCAGGCTCAGAGGTTTCTGTTGCTCAAAGGGTAGAGGTGAATGTTTCCTTATCTATGACTTTGCCACCATGGGTAACTTGTCTCAATATCTTGACATAGAAGATGGAAGTGGCCATCTTCTTGACTGGTCGCAGAGGGTTTCTATCATCAAAGGCATTGCAAAGG GTATTGGATATCTGCACAGTAATGAAGCGAGCAAACCTACAATAGTACACCAAAATATTTCAGTGGAAAATGTTCACCTTGACCATCAATTTACCCCATTGATCATGGATGCTGGACTGCCTAAGCTTCTTGCAGATGATGTTGTTTTCTCAGCTTTGAAAGTAAGCGCTGCCATGGGATACCTCGCTCCGGAATACATCACTACTGGACGCTTTACTGAGAAGAGTGACATATATGCATTTGGTGTTATTGTTCTTCAAGTTCTATCTGGCAAGACGGCAATAGGTGGTTCAATACGCATAGCGTTTGAGTCCTCAAGATTTGATGATTCTATTGACACAAATCTTAGGGAAAGGTATTCAAAATCTGAAGCAGCGGCGCTTTCAAAGCTTGGAGTGCAATGTATCCATGAGGTCCCTGACCAAAGACCAACCATGGTGGATGTGATTCAGGAGCTGAGCGTGTTGCCTACTCACTCATAA
- the LOC130741093 gene encoding SNARE-interacting protein KEULE-like, whose amino-acid sequence MSMSDSDSSSYVAADYKYFKQITRDRLLHEMLRSIKTGDSKSTWKVLIMDKLTLKIMSHTCKMADLNEEGISLVEDIYKRRQPFPTMDAVYFIQPTKENVVMFLSDMSGKAPLYRKAFVFFSSIISRELVMDIKRDSRTLSRLGALREMNLEYFAIDSQGFITNNERALEELFGDEENNYKGVACLNLMARRIATVFASLREFPSVRFRAAKSLDATTMTTFRDLIPTKLAAGVWDCLMKYKKTIPNFPQTETCELLILDRSIDQIAPVIHEWTYDAMCHDLLNLEGNKYVHEVPGKDGGPPERKEVLLEDHDPVWLELRHAHIADASERLHEKMTNFVSKNKAAQIQHGSRNSGEMSTRDLQKMVQALPQYSEQIGKLSLHVEIAGKINRIIRESGLRELGQLEQDLVFGDATMKDVIKFFTTNEDISRENKLRLLMILAAIYPEKFEGEKGMNLMKVAKLTDEDICAVENLRMLGVQPNTKKSSTRTFGLKFDMNKKTRAARKERPGEEEKWQLSRFYPIIEELIEKLTKNELSKVDYPCLNDPSPSFHSSPLAGSLNENHHSMRSRRTPTWARPRGSDDGYSSDSVLRHASSDFKKMGRRIFVFIVGGATRSELRACHKLSGKLRREIILGSSSLDDPAQFITKLKTLTTHELSLDDLQI is encoded by the exons ATGTCTATGTCAGATTCTGATTCCTCCTCTTATGTCGCCGCCGACTACAAATATTTCAAGCAAATTACCCGCGACC GATTATTACATGAAATGCTCAGGTCAATAAAAACAGGGGATTCCAAATCAACTTGGAAG GTACTAATAATGGACAAACTTACTTTAAAGATAATGTCTCACACATGCAAGATGGCTGATCTCAATGAGGAAGGTATTTCAT TGGTCGAAGACATATACAAACGAAGGCAGCCATTTCCAACCATGGATGCTGTATATTTCATCCAGCCAACCAAAGAGAA TGTAGTTATGTTTTTGTCAGACATGTCTGGAAAGGCTCCCTTATACAGGAA GGCATTTGTTTTCTTCAGTTCAATTATTTCCAGAGAATTGGTTATGGATATCAAGAGAGATTCAAGGACGTTGTCTCGATTAGGTGCATTGAGAGAG ATGAACTTGGAGTATTTTGCCATAGACAGCCAG GGTTTCATTACAAATAATGAAAGAGCTTTAGAAGAGCTATTTGGGGATGAAGAGAATAATTACAAAGGTGTTGCATGCTTGAATTTGATGGCAAGACGAATTGCTACAGTGTTTGCTTCATTAAGA GAATTTCCTTCTGTTCGCTTTCGTGCTGCCAAGTCCCTAGATGCAACCACAATGACTACTTTCCGCGATCTTATTCCTACGAAGCTTGCTGCTGGAGTCTGGGACTGTCTTATGAAATATAAGAAAACTATACCAAATTTTCCTCAGACAGAGACTTGCGAGTTGCTGATTCTTGACAGATCTATTGATCAG ATTGCCCCTGTAATACATGAATGGACTTATGATGCCATGTGTCACGATTTGCTGAATTTGGAAGGGAATAAATACGTTCATGAA GTTCCTGGCAAGGACGGCGGTCCACCTGAGAGAAAAGAGGTTCTTTTGGAGGATCATGATCCTGTATGGCTTGAGCTTCGCCATGCACATATTGCAGAT GCTAGTGAACGGCTGCATGAGAAGATGACCAACTTTGTTTCAAAGAACAAAGCTGCACAAATCCAACACGGTTCAAG AAATAGTGGTGAAATGTCAACAAGGGACTTACAAAAGATGGTTCAAGCACTTCCACAATACAGTGAACAAATTGGCAAGCTCTCCCTCCATGTAGAG ATTGCAGGAAAAATCAACAGAATCATTAGGGAGTCAGGACTGCGGGAACTTGGCCAGCTGGAGCAAGATCTTGTTTTTGGAGATGCAACAATGAAAGATGTGATCAAATTTTTTACTACGAATGAA GACATATCCCGTGAAAATAAATTGCGCTTGTTAATGATTCTTGCTGCAATTTATCCTGAGAAATTTGAGGGAGAAAAGGGTATGAATTTAATGAAG GTAGCAAAATTGACAGATGAGGATATCTGTGCTGTGGAAAATTTGAGAATGCTTGGGGTACAACCAAATACCAAAAAAAGTTCGACTCGTACTTTTGGTCTGAAGTTTGATATGAATAAG AAAACGCGTGCTGCAAGGAAAGAACGTCCTGGTGAAGAAGAGAAATGGCAGCTATCGCGCTTTTATCCCATAATAGAG GAACTCATTGAAAAACTCACAAAAAATGAACTGTCAAAGGTAGACTATCCATGTTTGAATGATCCAAGTCCAAGTTTTCACAGCTCCCCCCTTGCTGGGTCTTTAAATGAAAATCATCATTCGATGAGATCTAGACGCACGCCGACTTGGGCTCGACCACGAGGCTCTGATGATGGATATTCCAG CGATTCAGTGCTTAGACATGCATCAAGTGATTTCAAGAAGATGGGGCGACGAATTTTTGTATTTATCGTCGGTGGAGCAACCAGATCAGAG CTGAGGGCTTGCCACAAGCTTAGTGGAAAGCTGAGGAGGGAAATTATTCTGGGTTCATCAAGTCTTGATGATCCTGCACAATTTATCACG AAATTGAAGACGCTAACTACACATGAACTTTCATTAGATGATCTCCAGATATGA
- the LOC130741087 gene encoding UDP-glucuronate 4-epimerase 5-like, with translation MDNIGLPPTPGKLKPEKYHPPSSLHHHRFRLSKLTLFSTIFLAFILFFFILSPSPSPSPTSPNQTRSWGGSDWEKRVTKSARRSSSSSLTVLVTGAAGFVGSHVSLALKRRGDGVLGLDNFNRYYDPNLKRARQKLLSRAGVFVVEGDINDSPLLHKLFDVVPFTHVMHLAAQAGVRYAMNNPYSYVHSNIAGFVNLLEAAKSANPQPAIVYASSSSVYGLNSKVPFSEKDRTDQPASLYAATKKAGEAIAHTYNNIYGLSTTGLRFFTVYGPWGRPDMAYFFFTKDILKGKQITVFEAPDGGSVARDFTYIDDIVKGCLGALDTAKKSTGSGGKKKGPAQYRIFNLGNTSPVPVSELVSILEKLLKVKAKRKVMPMPRNGDVRFTHANISRAQGELGYMPTTDLATGLKKFVRWYIDFYSPSNYKGPW, from the coding sequence ATGGATAACATTGGTTTACCACCGACGCCGGGAAAATTGAAGCCGGAAAAGTATCACCCACCGTCCTCCCTTCACCACCACCGTTTCAGGTTATCCAAACTCACACTCTTCTCCACCATTTTCCTCGCTttcatcctcttcttcttcatcctctccCCTTCCCCATCCCCTTCCCCCACCTCCCCCAACCAAACCCGCTCCTGGGGCGGCTCCGACTGGGAAAAACGCGTCACCAAATCCGCCCGCCGCagttcctcctcctccctcacCGTCCTCGTCACCGGCGCCGCCGGCTTCGTCGGCAGCCATGTCTCCCTCGCCTTAAAGCGCCGCGGCGACGGTGTCCTCGGCCTCGACAATTTCAACCGCTACTACGACCCTAACCTCAAACGCGCTCGCCAGAAGCTTCTCTCACGCGCCGGCGTCTTCGTCGTCGAGGGAGACATCAACGATTCACCGCTACTCCACAAGCTCTTCGATGTGGTGCCTTTCACCCATGTCATGCACCTCGCCGCTCAGGCTGGGGTTCGCTACGCCATGAACAACCCTTATTCGTATGTCCACAGCAACATCGCCGGCTTCGTCAATCTTCTTGAAGCTGCCAAATCAGCCAACCCGCAACCCGCCATTGTTTACGCCTCTTCTAGCTCTGTTTACGGGTTGAATTCCAAGGTTCCGTTCTCCGAGAAGGACAGAACGGACCAGCCGGCGAGTCTCTACGCGGCGACGAAGAAGGCCGGTGAAGCAATTGCGCACACTTACAATAACATTTATGGCTTATCCACCACTGGTTTGCGGTTCTTCACGGTGTATGGTCCTTGGGGTCGACCTGACATGGCGTATTTCTTCTTCACCAAGGATATTCTGAAGGGGAAGCAGATTACTGTCTTTGAAGCCCCTGATGGTGGAAGCGTTGCTAGAGACTTCACCtacattgatgacattgtgAAGGGGTGTTTAGGGGCTCTGGATACGGCGAAGAAGAGTACTGGTAGTGGAGGTAAGAAGAAGGGGCCTGCACAGTATAGGATTTTCAATTTGGGGAACACTTCGCCGGTGCCGGTGAGTGAGCTTGTGAGCATATTGGAGAAGCTTCTGAAGGTGAAGGCGAAGAGGAAGGTGATGCCAATGCCTAGAAATGGAGATGTGAGGTTTACTCATGCCAATATTAGCAGAGCACAGGGGGAGCTTGGTTACATGCCCACTACTGATTTGGCTACTGGACTGAAGAAGTTTGTGAGGTGGTACATTGACTTTTACTCTCCTAGTAATTACAAGGGTCCTTGGTGA